In a single window of the Elaeis guineensis isolate ETL-2024a chromosome 8, EG11, whole genome shotgun sequence genome:
- the LOC105037506 gene encoding LOW QUALITY PROTEIN: cell division cycle 20.2, cofactor of APC complex (The sequence of the model RefSeq protein was modified relative to this genomic sequence to represent the inferred CDS: inserted 3 bases in 3 codons), with amino-acid sequence MGDRFIPVRSAMDFDVANLLLTTQEIKKDRSSWSDYYQKLLSECFLNNRTRIFVFKSKPPAPVNEMFQEYLGSSCKSRVVKQWRHIPKXAERTLDAPNMIGDYCLSLLDWGSSNALAVALGSTVYLWNASNRCCSELVSVGDDGPITSVSWSPDGQVLAIGLNNSQVELWDPRASQRLRTLRRAHRSCVGSMAWNDKILTTGGMDGRICNHDVRVENRILQNYRGHTHEICGLKWSLSGQKLASGGXDNLVHIWDISMASANHRPSQNQWLHRFNDHTAAVKALAWCPFRHNLLVSGGGGTDWCIKFWNTQTGDLLNSVNTGSQVSALLWSKHERELLSSHGLPNNQLTLWXYPSMTKITELTGHTSPVLFMAQSPDGCRVASAAADERLKFWAIFESPEVPKHVAETANAGPFASFSHIRRAK; translated from the exons ATG GGTGACAGATTCATCCCAGTCAGGTCCGCAATGGATTTCGATGTGGCCAATCTCTTGCTAACAACGCAAGAGATAAAAAAAGATAGGTCTTCGTGGTCAGATTATTACCAGAAGCTTCTTTCAGAATGTTTCTTAAACAATAGGACCCGAATATTTGTGTTCAAGAGCAAGCCCCCAGCACCAGTTAATGAGATGTTTCAAGAATACTTGGGTTCTTCTTGTAAGTCTAGAGTAGTGAAGCAGTGGAGGCACATACCAA AAGCAGAGAGGACGTTAGATGCCCCAAATATGATAGGTGATTACTGTCTAAGTTTGCTTGATTGGGGGAGCAGCAATGCCCTGGCAGTTGCCCTTGGGAGCACAGTATATCTGTGGAATGCCTCTAATAGGTGTTGTTCGGAGCTTGTGAGTGTTGGAGATGATGGGCCTATCACTAGTGTCAGCTGGTCTCCAGATGGGCAGGTGCTCGCCATTGGCTTAAATAATTCTCAGGTCGAGTTGTGGGATCCAAGAGCTAGCCAAAGGTTGAGAACTCTGCGACGGGCTCACCGATCCTGTGTTGGATCAATGGCTTGGAATGATAAAATTCTGACGACCGGAGGAATGGATGGTAGGATTTGCAATCATGATGTGAGAGTGGAAAACCGCATTCTTCAGAACTATAGAGGACATACACATGAAATCTGTGGCCTAAAGTGGTCACTATCAGGTCAAAAATTGGCAAGTGGGG GTGATAACCTCGTGCACATATGGGACATATCAATGGCCTCTGCAAATCATCGTCCAAGTCAGAATCAATGGCTTCACAGATTCAATGACCATACTGCTGCTGTAAAGGCCCTCGCATGGTGCCCCTTTCGGCACAATCTGCTTGTATCTGGTGGTGGTGGGACTGACTGGTGCATTAAATTTTGGAACACCCAAACTGGTGACCTCTTAAATTCAGTGAATACTGGTTCCCAAGTTAGCGCACTGCTGTGGAGTAAACATGAGAGGGAGCTGTTGAGCTCCCATGGTTTGCCTAATAACCAACTAACACTAT AGTACCCATCAATGACTAAGATTACAGAGCTTACTGGTCATACATCACCTGTTCTTTTCATGGCTCAAAGCCCAGATGGTTGCAGGGTAGCATCTGCAGCAGCAGATGAAAGGCTTAAATTCTGGGCCATTTTTGAGTCCCCTGAGGTGCCAAAACATGTAGCTGAAACAGCAAATGCAGGGCCATTTGCCAGTTTCAGTCATATCAG GAGGGCAAAATAA